The genomic region GTATTGCATGCGCCTCAACTCCTCAAGTCTGTAGGGCCCAATAGCCTCAATAATCGCTACGTTACTGAGGATGTTCCTTATGCACTTGTGCCTATGTCAGGGCTAGCAAGCCTTGTTGGAATGCAGACACCCGTTGTCGACTCTTTGACTACTTTAGCATCAGCCTTGATGGGAATAGACTATTGGACAGAGGGACGCAATCTCGCGAAGCTCGGGTTTTCTGCTCTGACTATAGCTGAACTAAAGCAGTTTCTTCTGAATGGCAACAAGCAAGAATAGGATCTGTTTCCTGCTGAGGCCCGTAGACGCAATCGTTTCGTCATGCTAATCCAATATCGATATATGTCCGTATTCAGGCGAGACAGGTT from Candidatus Lokiarchaeota archaeon harbors:
- a CDS encoding dehydrogenase, which gives rise to VLHAPQLLKSVGPNSLNNRYVTEDVPYALVPMSGLASLVGMQTPVVDSLTTLASALMGIDYWTEGRNLAKLGFSALTIAELKQFLLNGNKQE